In Sphingomonas oryzagri, the genomic stretch GGTCACGGCTGCTTGACCATCCGCGTCGCCGTCACGGGCATGGGCTGCATCAGCGGGCTGGGGCAGGGCGTGGCGGAAGCCTGGGCGCGGACGGCGGAGGGGAGGAGCGCTATCGTGCCCTTCAACCTGCCGCGTGACGAGCAGCCTCGCACGATCGGCCCGGCGGCCCCGATCGGGGAGATCGACGACAGCGGTCTCGCCGCGCATTTCGATCGCCGCGCGCTCGGGCAGCTGGACCCGTTGTCGCATTATGCCGTGATCGCGGCGACGGAGGCGGTCGGCGAAGCGGGGCTGATCGGCGATCCCGTGCTGGACCGGCGTACGGCAATCGTTATCGGATGCGGCAGCGGCGGCAACGCGACGTTCGAGACAGCCTATCGTCGCCTCTACGAGCGCGGTCAGATCAAGGTTCATCCGCAGACCATCCCGACAGGCATGATCTCCGCCCCGGCCAGCCAGATCGCCATGCTGTTCGGCGTGCACGGCCCCGCCATGACGATCGCGAGCGCCTGCGCCTCCTCTGCCCATGCGATCGGCGAGGCGATGCACATGATCCGGGCGGGCCGCGCCGAGGTGGCGATCGCCGGCGGAGCCGAAGCCTGCCTGACGCTTGGCTCCTGGATCGCCTGGGCGTCCCTGGGCGCGATGGCGACGGACACCTGCCGGCCCTTTTCGATCGACCGGCAGGGGCTGGTGCTGGGCGAAGGCGCCGCGATGCTGGTGCTGGAGGCATGGGATCATGCCGTGGCGCGCGGCGCCGCGATCCAGGGTGAGTTGATCGGCTATGGCACGACGAGCGATGCCGCGCACATCACCATGCCCGATCGGGCAGGCATCGAGGCGGCAATCCGGGCCGCGCACGCCGACGCCGGGCTTGCGTTGGACGCGCCGGTTCTGATTTCCAGCCACGGCACCGGAACCCGGCTCAACGACGCTGCCGAGGCGCAGGCGATCAACGCCGTCTACGGGGCGGCGCTGGCGCAGAGCCTCGTCATCGCCACCAAGTCCGCCCACGGTCACCTGATCGGGGGATCGGGCGCGCTCGAGCTGCTACTCGGCCTCAAGGCGTTGCAGGCCGGGCTGGCGCCGCCCGTTTGTCATCATCTGGGGCGCGACCCGGACTGCGACGTGCCACTGGCACTCGCTCCAACGCCGATCGATCATGACTATCTCGTTTCCAACAGCTTCGCGTTCGGCGGGCTCAACGCCGTGCTGATCGGCCGCCGGGTATGAGCGCGACCGCCCATGTCAACCGGATCGGCACCGCCGTACCGCCGCACGAGGTCCATGAGGCTTTCGTCGCCTTCGTCGCTGGCACCATTGCCGACGAGCGCCGTCGTCAGCTGTTTCTGCGGATGGTCGCGCGGGCCGGCATCGAGCGGCGCTTCTCGTTCCTCGAGCCGGTGATCCTGCCCGATGGCCGGGTGACCGACACAGAAGGCTTCTACGGGCTGGGCGAATGGCCGGGCACCGCCGATCGCATGGCGCGCTACGCCCAGTGGGCGCCGAGACTCGCCGGGGAGGCGATCGCCGGGCTGGGGCTGGACAGGGCGGATAGCGCCGCCATCACCCACCTGATCGTGGCATCGTGCACAGGCTTCATGGCGCCGGGACTCGATCAGCTCATCGTGTCCGAAAACGGATTGGATGCCGGCGTCGAGCGCACCGTCGTCGGGTTCATGGGATGCTATGCGGCGGTGAATGCGCTGCGCCTCGCGCATCACATCGTTCGATCGTCTCCAGAAGCGCGGGTGCTGGTGGTCAATGTCGAGCTGTGCTCGCTTCATTTCCAGCGGACCGACGATCTGGAGCGTATGCTCTCCATGCTGCTGTTCGGAGACGGTGCGGCCGCCGCTTTGGTGACGGCCGATCCTCACGGTATCGCTCTGGAGGATTTCCGCGCCACGACGATCACCGATACCGCCGGCGCGATCACCTGGAAGATTGGCGGGCAGGGCTTCGACATGCACCTCGGCGGCGAGGTGCCGGGCGCGATCGGCCGTGCCCTTGCAACGGAGATCGCCGGCGGAGCGGCCGACGGATTGCTGCGCGGCGGTTCGCCCGGCGACTATGCGCTGTGGGCGGTCCATGCCGGCGGTCGTTCGATCCTCGATGCGGTCGAACAGGGTTTCGGGCTGGCGCCCGATGCGCTTGCCTGGTCGCGGGATGTGCTGCGCGATTGCGGCAACATGTCCTCCGCCACCTTGATGTTCGTGCTCGCCGCCATGCTGCGCGAGGCCGACGATACGGAACGCTCCGGTTTCGCCATCGCCTTCGGGCCGGGGCTTGCGGCCGAAAGTTTCCGTTTCACGAGACGGGCACGGCGATGATCGCGCTCTCCGCCCGATCCTCGCAGTCCGAACTGATGGACGGCGAGGACCTTTCGGCGGAGGAGTTCGCCGCGGTGGTGGCCGATCTGGCGCGGGTAAACGGCGTGACGCGCGCCCGCCCGCCGACGCTGTCCTTCATCCGTCGCGCCCTGCGCGGCGTGCCGAAGACGACGCCCATCACGATCCTCGATGTGGGCTTCGGCGATGGCGACATGCTGCGCGCGCTGGCCCGGATGCTCCGTGGCCGAACCGCGGTGCGCCTGATCGGCTACGACATCAACCCGCGCAGCGCTCCCGCAGCGCAGGCGCGCACGCCGGCCGGGCTGCCGATCGATTATATTACCGGCGATGCCTTCGCGATCGATCCCGTCGAGCATATCGATTTCATCATCAGTTCGCTGGTGACCCATCACATGGACGATGCGGAGATCGTCCGTTTTCTCGCATGGATGGAGGCGAGGGCCGTCCGTGGCTGGTTCGTCAACGATCTGCACCGGAACATCGTCGCCTATCATGGCTTTCGGCTGCTGGCTGCCGTTGCGCGCTGGCATCCGATCGTACGGCACGACGGTGCCGTCTCCGTCAGCCGCAGCTTTACCGGGGCCGACTGGCGAGCGCTGAT encodes the following:
- a CDS encoding beta-ketoacyl-[acyl-carrier-protein] synthase family protein: MTIRVAVTGMGCISGLGQGVAEAWARTAEGRSAIVPFNLPRDEQPRTIGPAAPIGEIDDSGLAAHFDRRALGQLDPLSHYAVIAATEAVGEAGLIGDPVLDRRTAIVIGCGSGGNATFETAYRRLYERGQIKVHPQTIPTGMISAPASQIAMLFGVHGPAMTIASACASSAHAIGEAMHMIRAGRAEVAIAGGAEACLTLGSWIAWASLGAMATDTCRPFSIDRQGLVLGEGAAMLVLEAWDHAVARGAAIQGELIGYGTTSDAAHITMPDRAGIEAAIRAAHADAGLALDAPVLISSHGTGTRLNDAAEAQAINAVYGAALAQSLVIATKSAHGHLIGGSGALELLLGLKALQAGLAPPVCHHLGRDPDCDVPLALAPTPIDHDYLVSNSFAFGGLNAVLIGRRV
- a CDS encoding type III polyketide synthase, coding for MSATAHVNRIGTAVPPHEVHEAFVAFVAGTIADERRRQLFLRMVARAGIERRFSFLEPVILPDGRVTDTEGFYGLGEWPGTADRMARYAQWAPRLAGEAIAGLGLDRADSAAITHLIVASCTGFMAPGLDQLIVSENGLDAGVERTVVGFMGCYAAVNALRLAHHIVRSSPEARVLVVNVELCSLHFQRTDDLERMLSMLLFGDGAAAALVTADPHGIALEDFRATTITDTAGAITWKIGGQGFDMHLGGEVPGAIGRALATEIAGGAADGLLRGGSPGDYALWAVHAGGRSILDAVEQGFGLAPDALAWSRDVLRDCGNMSSATLMFVLAAMLREADDTERSGFAIAFGPGLAAESFRFTRRARR
- a CDS encoding methyltransferase domain-containing protein, giving the protein MIALSARSSQSELMDGEDLSAEEFAAVVADLARVNGVTRARPPTLSFIRRALRGVPKTTPITILDVGFGDGDMLRALARMLRGRTAVRLIGYDINPRSAPAAQARTPAGLPIDYITGDAFAIDPVEHIDFIISSLVTHHMDDAEIVRFLAWMEARAVRGWFVNDLHRNIVAYHGFRLLAAVARWHPIVRHDGAVSVSRSFTGADWRALIAQAALDPATVRLRWHVPFRWCLARRR